From one Lolium rigidum isolate FL_2022 chromosome 4, APGP_CSIRO_Lrig_0.1, whole genome shotgun sequence genomic stretch:
- the LOC124650453 gene encoding glutathione S-transferase 4-like has protein sequence MAQTAVKVYGWAVSPFVARALLCLEEAGVDYELVPMSREAGDHLRPDFLARNPFAQVPVLQDGDLTLFESRAIARHVLRKHKPELLVGDGSPEAAALVDVWLEVEAHQHHPPTGAIMVQCILTPLLGGVRDQAVVDENVAKLKKVLAVYEARLSASRYLAGESLTLADLSHFPMMRYFMETEYAALVEELPHVKAWWEELNARPAARKVTEHAVNAAKLWALEKAEQQ, from the exons ATGGCGCAGACGGCGGTGAAGGTGTACGGGTGGGCAGTGTCACCGTTCGTGGCGCGTGCGCTGCTGTGCCTCGAGGAGGCCGGCGTCGATTACGAGCTCGTTCCCATGAGCCGCGAGGCTGGCGATCACCTCCGCCCGGACTTCTTGGCCCGTAACCCCTTCGCCCAGGTGCCCGTCCTCCAGGACGGTGACCTCACACTGTTCG AGTCGCGCGCGATCGCGAGGCACGTGCTGCGCAAGCACAAGCCGGAGCTGCTGGTCGGGGACGGCTcgccggaggcggcggcgttggtggacgtgtggctggaggtggaggcgcatcAGCACCACCCCCCAACGGGTGCCATCATGGTGCAGTGCATCCTCACCCCGCTCCTCGGCGGCGTGCGCGACCAGGCCGTCGTGGACGAGAACGTCGCCAAGCTGAAGAAGGTGTTGGCGGTGTACGAGGCGCGGCTCTCGGCGTCGAGGTACCTCGCCGGGGAGTCCCTCACGCTCGCCGATCTCAGCCATTTCCCCATGATGCGCTACTTCATGGAGACCGAGTACGCGGCGCTGGTGGAGGAGCTCCCGCATGTCAAGGCCTGGTGGGAGGAGCTCAATGCCAGGCCCGCGGCGAGGAAGGTCACGGAGCACGCCGTCAATGCCGCCAAACTTTGGGCTCTGGAAAAGGCAGAGCAGCAGTGA